In a single window of the Planctomycetia bacterium genome:
- a CDS encoding GNAT family N-acetyltransferase, producing MSRILHLQKSLTAGPDPLTVPGVTIRPFNGATSATTNADARAWLALREAAFAGMLAAGRSWTIDDFDRELTAKPWWSPERTLLACISDGEPDSIVGPIVGSITLGRTGRPPHDSASVMWLMVRPEWRDRGIGQALLSTIEGLALAQEESILTLETHVEWQAAVRLYRAAGYTT from the coding sequence ATGTCGAGAATTCTCCACCTCCAAAAGTCGCTCACAGCCGGTCCCGACCCCCTAACGGTTCCGGGCGTAACGATTCGGCCGTTTAACGGGGCGACCTCGGCAACGACCAACGCCGACGCTCGCGCATGGCTCGCGCTGCGCGAAGCGGCCTTCGCGGGGATGCTCGCCGCCGGCCGGAGTTGGACGATCGACGACTTCGACCGCGAGCTCACGGCCAAGCCGTGGTGGTCGCCCGAGCGAACTCTCTTAGCATGCATCTCAGACGGCGAGCCGGATTCGATCGTCGGCCCGATCGTCGGCTCAATCACGCTCGGCCGCACCGGTCGACCGCCGCACGATTCGGCTTCCGTGATGTGGCTCATGGTTCGGCCGGAATGGCGCGACCGGGGGATCGGTCAAGCGCTGCTCTCGACCATCGAAGGCCTTGCGCTTGCTCAGGAGGAGTCGATCCTCACACTGGAAACGCACGTCGAATGGCAAGCA